Proteins from a single region of Verrucosispora sp. NA02020:
- a CDS encoding carbohydrate ABC transporter permease: MAVTLTPPRTGGRTRRVPDRHHRGVTRWIVLALVTVAALVMLVPFAFMLLNAFKSPGDYSTNGPLSWPTEFYTTGLRTYWEQVDFPVKLWNSILISGSVAVLAVVVSLLSAYALGIGRVRGRLWIIGLFLLANMLPQEALIYPLYHFAKEAGLYNTRLAVIIIFTVIQAAFGTYLLASVLSTFPRPLLEAAALDGAGKWRILWRVVLPNVRPTISVLLVFFFIWTWNEFLIPLVMLIDNQTQTIPVALASLQGDRLMDAPTTNAGALLSLLPAILFFLVFQRTLARGITAGADK; this comes from the coding sequence ATGGCCGTCACGCTCACCCCACCCCGCACCGGCGGCCGTACCCGCCGGGTTCCCGACCGGCACCACCGGGGCGTCACCCGCTGGATCGTGCTGGCCCTGGTCACCGTCGCCGCGCTGGTGATGCTGGTGCCGTTCGCGTTCATGCTGCTCAACGCGTTCAAGTCGCCCGGCGACTACTCGACCAACGGCCCGCTGAGCTGGCCGACCGAGTTCTACACGACCGGGCTGCGCACCTACTGGGAGCAGGTCGACTTCCCGGTCAAACTGTGGAACTCGATCCTCATCTCCGGCTCCGTCGCGGTGCTCGCCGTGGTCGTCTCCCTGCTCAGCGCGTACGCGCTCGGCATCGGCCGGGTCCGGGGCCGGCTCTGGATCATCGGGCTGTTCCTGCTGGCCAACATGCTGCCGCAGGAAGCCCTGATCTATCCGCTGTACCACTTCGCCAAGGAGGCCGGGCTCTACAACACCCGACTGGCGGTGATCATCATCTTCACCGTCATCCAGGCCGCCTTCGGCACGTACCTGCTCGCCTCGGTGCTCAGCACCTTCCCGCGCCCGCTGCTGGAGGCCGCCGCGCTCGACGGGGCCGGCAAGTGGCGGATCCTGTGGCGGGTCGTGCTGCCCAACGTCCGGCCCACCATCTCGGTGCTGCTGGTCTTCTTCTTCATCTGGACCTGGAACGAGTTCCTCATCCCCCTGGTCATGCTGATCGACAACCAGACCCAGACCATCCCGGTCGCGCTCGCCTCGTTGCAGGGCGACCGGCTGATGGACGCCCCCACCACCAACGCCGGCGCGCTGCTCAGTCTCCTCCCGGCGATCCTGTTCTTCCTCGTCTTCCAGCGCACCCTGGCGCGCGGCATCACGGCAGGAGCCGACAAGTGA
- a CDS encoding XdhC family protein — MLAEVWPFVERRYAAGQRVVLARLVRRTGPGSRPLGATMAVAADGGWVGSVSGGCVEGALLAEARAVLDGARPRLTAVTPAAELMPWEAAPACVAELGVLIAPAPTGAVYATIGAALAARRPLAVAVALREPFDWSVAASRDGLPADEECFVEQWRPGPLLVLVGATDLAAAVAALAVPMGYRVTVVDPRPAYACRERAPAADEVVCDWPDRWLSAAPVGPRDAVLVLTHDPRIDDRAIRAALSGRAGHVGVLGSRETHDRRLARLGGLAGLDRLAGPAGLDLGGDSLAETALSMLAEVVAVANRRTGGRLRDAYGPIRVGGALPVPG; from the coding sequence ATGTTGGCGGAGGTGTGGCCGTTCGTCGAGCGGCGGTACGCGGCCGGGCAGCGGGTCGTGCTGGCCCGGCTGGTACGGCGGACCGGCCCCGGCTCCCGGCCGCTGGGCGCCACCATGGCGGTCGCCGCCGACGGCGGTTGGGTCGGCTCGGTCTCCGGTGGTTGCGTGGAGGGGGCCCTGCTGGCGGAGGCCCGCGCGGTGCTCGACGGTGCCCGCCCCCGTCTGACGGCGGTCACTCCCGCCGCGGAGTTGATGCCCTGGGAGGCCGCGCCCGCCTGCGTCGCCGAGTTGGGGGTGCTGATCGCGCCGGCGCCCACCGGCGCGGTGTACGCGACCATCGGTGCCGCGTTGGCCGCGCGCCGTCCGCTGGCGGTGGCCGTCGCGTTGCGGGAGCCGTTCGACTGGTCGGTCGCGGCGAGCCGGGACGGGCTGCCCGCCGATGAGGAGTGCTTCGTCGAGCAGTGGCGTCCCGGCCCGCTCCTGGTGCTGGTCGGTGCGACGGATCTGGCCGCCGCGGTGGCCGCGCTGGCCGTGCCGATGGGTTACCGGGTGACGGTGGTCGACCCGCGACCCGCGTACGCCTGTCGGGAGCGGGCGCCGGCGGCCGACGAGGTGGTCTGCGACTGGCCCGACCGGTGGCTGTCCGCTGCCCCGGTCGGGCCTCGCGACGCGGTGCTGGTGCTGACCCACGACCCGCGCATCGACGATCGCGCGATCAGGGCCGCGTTGTCCGGCCGGGCCGGTCATGTGGGGGTGCTGGGGAGCCGGGAGACGCATGATCGACGGTTGGCCCGGTTGGGTGGTCTCGCCGGTCTCGACCGGCTCGCCGGTCCGGCGGGCCTGGATCTCGGCGGGGACTCGCTGGCCGAGACCGCTTTGTCCATGCTGGCCGAGGTGGTGGCGGTGGCCAATCGGCGTACGGGCGGTCGGTTGCGGGACGCGTACGGTCCCATCCGGGTCGGTGGCGCGTTGCCGGTGCCTGGCTGA
- the yicI gene encoding alpha-xylosidase, whose product MKFTDGYWQLRPGVSVLRPGTVESVEPDERSFTVFAPIGRITGRGDTLNRPVVTVRFFSPAPGVVGVTVGHHSGGLPKQPRFALADSTAHPVHVEVTGLSARLTTGEMTVRVALTGPWRVDFLRGDKLVTSSTERSIGVVTDAEGHKYVHDRLSLGVGETIYGLGERFGAYVKNGQTVDIWNADGGTASEQAYKNVPFYLSSAGYGVFVDHPEHVSFEVGSEVVSQTQFSVPGQSLTYHVIDGPTPKDVLRRYTALTGRPARVPAWSYGLWLSTSFTTSYDEKTVTEFIDGMAERDLPLSVFHFDCFWMRQFHWVDFIWDPATFPDPEGMLRRLHERGLKVCVWINPYIAQRSYLFEEGRQAGYLVRNPDGSVWQWDKWQAGMALVDFTNPDAVRWYADKLKVLLDMGVDCFKTDFGERIPTDVVWHDGADPQRMHNYYSHLYNKAVFELLTAERGEGEAVVFARSATAGGQQFPVHWGGDCESTFVAMAESLRGGLSLAASGFGYWSHDIGGFEGTPDPAVFKRWIAFGLLSSHSRLHGSGSYRVPWAYDDEAVDVLRRFTRLKMSLMPYLAAAADEAHREGVPVMRPMILEFPDDPTAAYLDRQYMLGPDLLVAPVMSADGQVTYYVPAGTWTHLTSGAQVTGPGWVTEKHGFDSVPVLARPGSVIPFGTVTDRPDYRWADDVTLRLYAPAPGQRTRVRVPAPDRGSGTEFEVYHRDGTATAEVVAGDSSGYRCEVTEVTK is encoded by the coding sequence GTGAAGTTCACCGACGGATACTGGCAACTGCGTCCCGGGGTGAGCGTGCTGCGCCCCGGCACGGTCGAGTCGGTGGAGCCGGACGAGCGGTCCTTCACCGTCTTCGCCCCGATCGGCAGGATCACCGGACGCGGCGACACCCTGAACCGCCCGGTGGTCACCGTACGCTTCTTCTCCCCCGCCCCCGGCGTGGTCGGGGTGACCGTCGGACACCATTCCGGCGGGCTCCCCAAGCAGCCCCGCTTCGCCCTCGCCGACAGCACCGCACACCCGGTGCACGTGGAGGTCACCGGGCTCAGCGCGCGGTTGACCACCGGCGAGATGACCGTGCGGGTGGCGCTGACCGGCCCGTGGCGGGTCGACTTCCTGCGCGGCGACAAGCTGGTCACCTCCTCCACCGAACGCAGCATCGGCGTGGTCACCGACGCCGAGGGCCACAAGTACGTGCACGACCGGCTCTCGCTCGGCGTCGGCGAGACGATCTACGGCCTGGGCGAGCGCTTCGGCGCGTACGTCAAGAACGGCCAGACGGTCGACATCTGGAACGCCGACGGCGGCACCGCCAGCGAGCAGGCGTACAAGAACGTGCCGTTCTATCTCAGCAGCGCCGGGTACGGGGTGTTCGTGGACCACCCCGAACACGTGTCGTTCGAGGTGGGCTCCGAGGTGGTGTCGCAGACCCAGTTCAGCGTGCCGGGGCAGTCCCTGACGTACCACGTGATCGACGGCCCCACCCCGAAGGACGTGCTGCGCCGCTACACGGCGCTGACCGGTCGCCCGGCCCGGGTGCCGGCCTGGTCGTACGGGCTGTGGCTGTCCACCTCGTTCACCACCTCCTACGACGAGAAGACGGTCACCGAGTTCATCGACGGGATGGCCGAGCGGGACCTGCCGCTGTCGGTGTTCCACTTCGACTGCTTCTGGATGCGGCAGTTCCACTGGGTCGACTTCATCTGGGACCCGGCGACCTTCCCGGACCCGGAGGGGATGCTGCGCCGGCTGCACGAACGCGGCCTCAAGGTCTGCGTCTGGATCAACCCGTACATCGCCCAGCGGTCCTACCTCTTCGAGGAGGGCCGGCAGGCCGGCTATCTGGTCCGCAACCCGGACGGGTCGGTCTGGCAGTGGGACAAGTGGCAGGCCGGGATGGCGCTGGTCGACTTCACCAACCCGGACGCGGTCCGGTGGTACGCCGACAAGCTGAAGGTGCTGCTGGACATGGGCGTCGACTGCTTCAAGACCGACTTCGGCGAGCGCATCCCGACCGACGTGGTCTGGCACGACGGCGCCGACCCGCAGCGGATGCACAACTACTACTCCCACCTCTACAACAAGGCCGTCTTCGAGCTGTTGACGGCCGAACGCGGCGAGGGCGAGGCGGTCGTCTTCGCCCGCTCCGCCACGGCGGGCGGTCAGCAGTTCCCGGTGCACTGGGGTGGCGACTGCGAGTCCACCTTCGTGGCGATGGCCGAGTCGCTGCGCGGCGGCCTGTCGCTGGCCGCGTCGGGCTTCGGCTACTGGAGCCACGACATCGGCGGCTTCGAGGGCACGCCCGACCCGGCGGTGTTCAAGCGGTGGATCGCCTTCGGGCTGCTCTCCTCGCACTCGCGGCTGCACGGCTCCGGCTCGTACCGGGTGCCGTGGGCGTACGACGACGAGGCCGTCGACGTGCTGCGCCGGTTCACCCGGCTCAAGATGTCGCTGATGCCGTACCTGGCGGCAGCGGCCGACGAGGCGCACCGCGAGGGCGTACCGGTGATGCGGCCGATGATCCTGGAGTTCCCGGACGACCCGACCGCCGCGTACCTGGACCGGCAGTACATGCTCGGCCCGGACCTGCTGGTCGCCCCGGTGATGAGCGCCGACGGTCAGGTCACCTACTACGTGCCGGCCGGCACCTGGACCCACCTGACCAGCGGCGCACAGGTCACCGGCCCGGGCTGGGTCACCGAGAAGCACGGCTTCGACAGCGTCCCGGTGCTGGCCCGGCCCGGCTCGGTCATCCCGTTCGGGACGGTCACCGACCGGCCCGACTACCGCTGGGCGGACGACGTCACCCTGCGCCTGTACGCTCCGGCACCGGGCCAGCGGACCCGGGTACGCGTGCCCGCGCCCGACCGTGGGTCCGGCACGGAGTTCGAGGTGTACCACCGCGACGGGACGGCCACCGCCGAGGTGGTGGCGGGCGACTCGTCGGGGTACCGCTGCGAGGTCACGGAGGTGACGAAGTGA
- a CDS encoding (2Fe-2S)-binding protein, producing MDTEIALRVDGADHRLTVDTRTTLLDALRERLGNTSPKKGCDHGQCGACTVLLDGRRANSCLALAVAHDGAEVITAAGLAHDGRLHPVQQSFIDHDAFQCGYCTPGQIVSAVAMLAEAASGWPSAVTVRDPDRTDPAAHGPVDLTADPDEIRERMSGNLCRCAAYANMIPAIQEVARS from the coding sequence ATGGACACCGAGATCGCACTCCGCGTGGACGGCGCCGACCACCGGCTCACCGTCGACACCCGCACCACCCTGCTCGACGCGCTGCGCGAACGACTGGGCAACACCAGCCCCAAAAAGGGCTGCGATCACGGCCAGTGCGGCGCCTGCACCGTGCTGCTCGACGGCCGACGCGCCAACAGCTGCCTCGCGCTGGCGGTGGCCCACGACGGCGCCGAGGTGATCACCGCCGCCGGACTCGCCCACGACGGTCGACTGCACCCCGTGCAGCAGAGCTTCATCGACCACGACGCCTTCCAGTGCGGCTACTGCACCCCGGGACAGATCGTCTCGGCGGTCGCCATGCTCGCCGAGGCGGCATCCGGGTGGCCCAGCGCGGTCACCGTACGCGACCCCGACCGCACCGACCCGGCCGCCCACGGGCCGGTCGACCTCACCGCCGACCCCGACGAGATCCGGGAACGGATGAGCGGCAACCTCTGCCGCTGCGCCGCGTACGCGAACATGATCCCGGCGATCCAGGAGGTGGCCCGGTCATGA
- a CDS encoding xanthine dehydrogenase family protein subunit M — protein MRPFRYARATDLAGAVALLARSPQAAFLGGGTNLVDLMKLDVARPDLLVDLRDVTSRSVTELPDGGVRIGAGVSNSDLAADPLIRRRYPVVAQALLNGASTQLRNLATVGGNLLQRTRCPYFQDVTTACNKRAPGTGCSAVEGHHRDLAILGVSPECIATHPSDLAVALAAMDALVQTTGPDGSRTIPLTELHRLPGSTPQTDTVLAHGELITAVDLPPLTFAARSYYRKIRDRASYAFALVSVAAALDLADGRIRDVRIALGGVAHRPWRATRAEDLLRGGPPTEDRLHRAAEAELADARPLPENAFKVPLARNAVVRTLLDLAATGR, from the coding sequence ATGAGGCCCTTCCGGTACGCGCGCGCCACCGACCTGGCCGGCGCGGTCGCCCTGTTGGCCCGCTCGCCACAGGCGGCCTTCCTCGGCGGCGGCACCAACCTGGTGGACCTGATGAAGCTCGACGTGGCCCGCCCCGACCTCCTGGTCGACCTGCGGGACGTCACCTCCCGGAGCGTCACGGAGCTGCCCGACGGTGGCGTCCGCATCGGCGCGGGCGTCTCCAACAGCGACCTGGCCGCAGATCCGCTGATCCGGCGTCGCTACCCGGTCGTCGCGCAGGCGCTGCTCAACGGCGCCTCCACCCAGTTGCGCAACCTCGCCACAGTGGGCGGGAACCTGTTGCAACGCACCCGCTGTCCCTACTTCCAGGACGTCACCACGGCGTGCAACAAGCGCGCCCCGGGCACCGGCTGCTCCGCTGTCGAGGGACACCACCGCGACCTGGCGATCCTGGGCGTCTCCCCGGAGTGCATCGCCACCCACCCGTCGGACCTGGCCGTAGCGCTGGCCGCGATGGACGCCCTGGTGCAGACCACCGGGCCGGACGGCAGCCGCACCATCCCGCTGACCGAGCTACACCGACTGCCCGGATCGACACCTCAGACGGACACGGTGCTGGCCCACGGGGAACTGATCACCGCCGTCGACCTGCCTCCGCTGACCTTCGCCGCCCGCTCCTACTACCGCAAGATCCGCGACCGGGCCTCGTACGCGTTCGCCCTGGTCTCCGTCGCCGCCGCGCTCGACCTGGCCGACGGACGCATCCGCGACGTCCGGATCGCGCTGGGCGGCGTCGCGCACCGGCCGTGGCGGGCCACCCGCGCCGAGGACCTGCTGCGCGGCGGACCGCCCACGGAGGACAGACTGCACCGGGCCGCGGAGGCCGAGCTCGCCGACGCGCGACCGCTGCCGGAGAACGCCTTCAAGGTGCCGCTGGCCCGCAACGCCGTCGTGCGTACGCTGCTGGACCTGGCTGCGACGGGCCGGTAG
- a CDS encoding Fic family protein: MLYRTPELTQDDKRVLGELETMREALRYQVAEPRRWSGQLRRTLIAHAIQGSNSIEGYQVGLDDAVAAVAGEEPMETSPNTWDVITGYRDALTYVQQLGHSREFAWQHMLLDALHFMMMRHDLTKWPGRYRPGDIYVDEAHTGRRVYTGPDPDHVPALISELMAWLADGEPEVPLLVRASMAHLNLVKIHPWRDGNGRMSRCLHTLVLARDGVLAPEFSSIEEWLGAGRNTYAYYDVLAEIGGATWQPDTDTGPWIRFCLSAHHQQAQLVRQRIDQAARLWDLLDGWAGRHALPERVVSALQLAATGGRVRRTVYQHDEGLTDDQAIRDLRALVKVGLLEQRGQTRGRHYVASTTLRDLAAPALRPKEIVDPYQQ; this comes from the coding sequence ATGCTGTACCGGACGCCGGAGCTGACCCAGGACGACAAACGCGTTCTCGGCGAACTGGAGACGATGCGTGAAGCCCTTCGTTACCAGGTCGCCGAGCCGCGCCGGTGGAGCGGCCAGCTCCGCAGGACCCTGATCGCCCACGCCATCCAGGGGTCGAACTCGATCGAGGGGTATCAAGTCGGCCTCGACGACGCGGTGGCGGCCGTCGCGGGCGAGGAACCGATGGAAACGAGTCCGAACACGTGGGACGTGATCACCGGATACCGCGACGCCCTCACCTACGTGCAGCAGCTCGGACACTCCCGGGAGTTCGCCTGGCAACACATGCTCCTCGACGCGCTGCACTTCATGATGATGCGGCACGACCTCACCAAATGGCCGGGTCGGTACCGGCCCGGTGACATCTACGTCGACGAGGCCCACACCGGACGGCGGGTCTACACCGGCCCTGACCCGGACCACGTTCCCGCTCTGATCTCCGAGTTGATGGCCTGGCTGGCGGACGGGGAGCCGGAGGTCCCGCTGCTCGTGCGCGCATCGATGGCCCACCTCAACCTGGTGAAGATCCATCCGTGGCGGGACGGAAACGGACGGATGTCACGATGTCTGCACACCCTGGTCCTCGCCAGGGACGGCGTGCTGGCTCCGGAGTTCTCGTCGATCGAGGAGTGGCTGGGCGCCGGGCGGAACACCTACGCCTACTACGACGTACTCGCCGAGATCGGCGGCGCGACCTGGCAGCCGGACACCGACACCGGGCCGTGGATCCGGTTCTGCCTCAGCGCCCACCATCAGCAGGCCCAACTGGTTCGGCAACGGATCGACCAGGCCGCCCGCCTGTGGGATCTGCTCGACGGCTGGGCTGGCCGACACGCGCTGCCCGAACGGGTCGTCAGCGCCCTGCAACTGGCGGCCACCGGCGGCCGGGTCCGCCGAACGGTGTACCAACACGACGAGGGCCTCACGGACGACCAGGCCATCCGTGATCTTCGGGCGCTGGTCAAGGTGGGTCTACTCGAACAGCGTGGCCAGACGCGCGGGAGGCACTACGTCGCCTCGACGACGCTCAGGGACTTGGCCGCACCGGCACTACGCCCCAAGGAGATCGTCGACCCGTACCAGCAGTGA
- the metK gene encoding methionine adenosyltransferase encodes MSRRLFTSESVTEGHPDKIADQISDGILDALLTQDPHSRVAVETLITTGQVHVAGEVTTKAYADIPSIVRETILGIGYDSSKKGFDGASCGVSVSIGAQSPDIAQGVDNAFELRTGSSESALDAQGAGDQGMMFGFACSETPELMPLPIALAHRLARRLSAVRKDGTVPYLRPDGKTQVTIEYEGLRPVRLNTVVVSSQHAADISLESLLAPDVREHVIGPELEGLGLDVEGYRLLVNPTGRFEIGGPMGDAGLTGRKIIVDTYGGYARHGGGAFSGKDPSKVDRSAAYAMRWVAKNVVAAGLAERCEVQVAYAIGKAHPVSLFVETFGTETVSVASIERAVSEVFDLRPAAIIRDLHLLRPIYGQTAAYGHFGRELPDLTWENTDRAADLKSAAGA; translated from the coding sequence GTGTCACGCCGCCTCTTTACGTCCGAATCGGTCACGGAAGGCCACCCGGACAAGATCGCTGATCAGATCAGTGACGGTATTCTCGATGCCCTGCTCACTCAGGATCCGCATAGCCGTGTGGCGGTGGAGACTCTGATCACGACTGGTCAGGTGCATGTGGCGGGTGAGGTGACGACGAAGGCGTATGCCGATATTCCGTCGATCGTGCGGGAGACGATTCTGGGTATCGGGTATGACTCGTCGAAGAAGGGTTTCGATGGGGCGTCGTGTGGGGTGAGTGTGTCGATTGGGGCGCAGTCGCCGGATATTGCGCAGGGTGTGGATAACGCCTTTGAGTTGCGGACGGGTTCGTCGGAGTCGGCGTTGGATGCGCAGGGTGCCGGTGATCAGGGGATGATGTTTGGTTTTGCGTGTTCGGAGACGCCGGAGTTGATGCCGTTGCCGATCGCGTTGGCGCATCGGTTGGCGCGTCGGTTGTCGGCGGTGCGGAAGGACGGGACGGTGCCGTATCTGCGTCCGGATGGTAAGACGCAGGTGACGATCGAGTATGAGGGTCTGCGTCCGGTGCGGTTGAACACGGTGGTGGTGTCGTCGCAGCATGCGGCGGACATCTCGTTGGAGTCGTTGTTGGCTCCGGATGTGCGGGAGCATGTGATCGGGCCGGAGTTGGAGGGCCTGGGGTTGGATGTTGAGGGGTATCGGTTGTTGGTGAATCCGACGGGCCGGTTTGAGATCGGTGGTCCGATGGGTGATGCGGGGTTGACGGGTCGGAAGATCATTGTGGATACCTATGGTGGGTATGCGCGGCATGGTGGTGGGGCGTTTTCGGGTAAGGATCCGTCGAAGGTGGATCGGTCGGCGGCGTATGCGATGCGGTGGGTGGCGAAGAACGTGGTGGCGGCGGGGTTGGCGGAGCGGTGTGAGGTGCAGGTGGCGTATGCGATCGGTAAGGCGCATCCGGTGAGTTTGTTCGTGGAGACGTTCGGTACGGAGACGGTGTCGGTGGCGTCGATCGAGCGGGCGGTGTCTGAGGTGTTCGATCTGCGTCCGGCGGCGATCATTCGGGATCTGCACCTGTTGCGTCCGATCTATGGGCAGACGGCGGCGTATGGGCATTTCGGTCGGGAGTTGCCGGATCTGACGTGGGAGAACACGGACCGGGCCGCCGACCTCAAGTCGGCCGCAGGAGCCTGA
- a CDS encoding GH1 family beta-glucosidase translates to MSDVVFPEGFVWGSATAAYQIEGAARVDGRGPSIWDTYSHTPGRTLNGDTGDVAADHYHRWESDLDHIAALGLDAYRFSIAWPRVQPGGSGPVNQAGVDFYSRLVDGLLERGVQPVATLYHWDLPQELEDAGGWPERDTALRFADYATAIVGALGDRVHTWTTFNEPWCSAYLGYASGVHAPGRTEPEAALRAVHHLNLAHGLAGRVIRDLAPAARLSVTLNLHVIRPASDSAADADAVRRTDALANRAFLGPMLDGAYPADLLADTAAVTDWSFVRDGDERTAAVPLDVLGVNYYSTTLVRTWDGVSARSSADGHGRSAHSAWVGADRVDFLPQPGPYTAMGWNIEPAGLTELLLRLHREYPNLPLMITENGAAFDDVVSPDGAVHDDRRVDYLRRHIAATHDAMAAGVDVRGYFVWSLLDNFEWAYGYDRRFGIIRVDYDTQERLWKDSAHWYQHLATTDRLDRHP, encoded by the coding sequence GTGAGTGATGTCGTGTTCCCTGAGGGCTTTGTCTGGGGGTCGGCCACGGCCGCGTACCAGATCGAGGGGGCAGCCCGGGTGGACGGCCGTGGACCGTCGATCTGGGACACCTACAGCCACACACCGGGACGCACCCTGAACGGGGACACCGGCGACGTCGCCGCCGACCACTACCACCGGTGGGAGTCCGACCTGGACCACATCGCCGCGCTCGGGCTGGACGCGTACCGCTTCTCCATCGCCTGGCCCCGGGTGCAGCCCGGCGGCTCCGGCCCGGTCAACCAGGCCGGCGTGGACTTCTACTCCCGGCTGGTGGACGGGCTGCTGGAGCGCGGGGTCCAGCCGGTCGCCACGCTCTACCACTGGGACCTGCCGCAGGAGTTGGAGGACGCCGGCGGCTGGCCGGAGCGGGACACCGCGCTGCGCTTCGCCGACTACGCCACGGCGATCGTCGGGGCGCTGGGCGACCGGGTGCACACCTGGACCACGTTCAACGAGCCGTGGTGCTCGGCGTACCTCGGATACGCCTCCGGCGTACACGCGCCGGGACGCACCGAACCGGAGGCGGCGCTGCGCGCCGTACACCACCTGAACCTGGCTCACGGTCTGGCCGGCCGGGTGATCCGCGACCTGGCTCCGGCGGCGCGGCTGTCGGTCACGCTGAACCTGCACGTGATCCGTCCGGCCTCGGATTCGGCGGCCGACGCCGACGCGGTACGCCGCACCGACGCGCTGGCCAACCGGGCCTTCCTCGGCCCGATGCTCGACGGCGCGTACCCGGCCGACCTGCTCGCCGACACGGCGGCGGTCACCGACTGGTCGTTCGTACGCGACGGCGACGAGCGCACCGCGGCCGTCCCGCTCGACGTGCTCGGCGTCAACTACTACTCGACCACCCTGGTCCGCACCTGGGACGGCGTCTCGGCCCGGTCGAGCGCGGACGGCCACGGCCGGTCGGCGCACTCCGCCTGGGTCGGCGCCGACCGGGTCGACTTCCTTCCCCAGCCGGGCCCGTACACGGCGATGGGATGGAACATCGAGCCGGCCGGCCTGACCGAGCTGCTGCTGCGGCTGCACCGCGAGTACCCCAACCTGCCGCTGATGATCACCGAGAACGGCGCCGCCTTCGACGACGTGGTCTCGCCCGACGGCGCGGTGCACGACGACCGCCGCGTCGACTACCTGCGCCGGCACATCGCCGCGACGCACGACGCGATGGCGGCGGGTGTCGACGTGCGGGGCTACTTCGTCTGGTCGCTGCTGGACAACTTCGAGTGGGCGTACGGCTACGACCGCCGCTTCGGGATCATCCGCGTCGACTACGACACCCAGGAACGCCTCTGGAAGGACAGTGCCCACTGGTACCAGCACCTGGCGACGACAGACCGACTGGACCGCCACCCCTAA
- a CDS encoding NTP transferase domain-containing protein has product MIIAAGGGRRIGGPEALLHQGDKPLVDQMIDTLTEAGCGQIVVVLGAAADQVRDTAHLDHATVVVNRAWGTGVGSSIRAGLAGIDDDRVEAAVVVPVDMPGLTAEAIRRVTALPFPDVLVCATYNGLRGYPMLFGRRHWPGIATLASADVGARPYLLAHKDQIVDIACDSVADGSRVDTPELMALYGLTVPEQRVGV; this is encoded by the coding sequence ATGATCATCGCGGCGGGAGGTGGCCGTCGTATCGGCGGCCCCGAGGCCCTGCTGCACCAGGGTGACAAACCCCTGGTCGACCAGATGATCGACACGCTGACGGAGGCGGGCTGCGGGCAGATCGTCGTCGTCCTCGGCGCCGCCGCCGACCAGGTCCGTGACACCGCGCACCTGGACCACGCCACGGTGGTGGTCAACCGGGCGTGGGGCACCGGAGTCGGCTCGTCCATCCGTGCCGGCCTGGCCGGCATCGACGACGACCGGGTGGAGGCCGCGGTGGTGGTCCCCGTCGACATGCCCGGGCTGACCGCCGAGGCGATCCGTCGGGTCACCGCGCTGCCCTTTCCCGACGTGCTGGTCTGCGCCACCTACAACGGGCTGCGCGGCTACCCGATGCTGTTCGGCCGTCGGCACTGGCCGGGCATCGCCACCCTGGCCAGTGCCGACGTCGGTGCCCGGCCCTACCTGCTGGCGCACAAGGACCAGATCGTCGACATCGCCTGCGACTCGGTGGCCGACGGCAGTCGGGTGGACACCCCCGAACTGATGGCGCTGTACGGCCTGACCGTGCCCGAGCAGCGCGTCGGCGTCTGA